A region from the Alnus glutinosa chromosome 5, dhAlnGlut1.1, whole genome shotgun sequence genome encodes:
- the LOC133868331 gene encoding G-type lectin S-receptor-like serine/threonine-protein kinase RKS1 isoform X4 produces the protein MARIVGGDQNEANTNRIVGTFGYMSPEYAMQGLFSVKSDVYSFGVLMLELITGKKNSAYYHDGPSSNLIGHVWDLWREDKAIEIVDSSLGEEYANEVSRCIQIGLLCVQEHAIDRPTMSAIVFMLDDDTHLSYPKQPAFISKGTYNSKDRSISEGACSVNEVSITMISAR, from the exons ATGGCTAGAATCGTTGGAGGGGACCAAAATGAAGCAAATACAAATCGCATCGTTGGAACATT TGGATATATGTCACCGGAGTATGCAATGCAAGGGCTATTTTCAGTGAAGTCTGATGTATATagctttggagttttgatgTTAGAGCTCATTACTGGCAAAAAGAACAGTGCTTATTATCATGATGGTCCCTCCTCAAACTTGATTGGGCAT GTTTGGGACTTATGGAGAGAAGATAAAGCCATCGAAATAGTTGATTCATCACTGGGTGAGGAATATGCTAATGAAGTTTCGAGATGTATTCAAATTGGTCTTTTATGCGTGCAAGAACATGCAATAGATAGACCGACCATGTCAGcaattgtttttatgttggatGATGACACACATCTTTCTTATCCAAAACAACCTGCGTTTATTTCAAAGGGCACTTACAACAGTAAAGATAGATCAATTAGTGAAGGTGCTTGTTCTGTAAATGAAGTATCAATTACTATGATTAGTGCTCGCTAA